From the genome of Mycoplasma crocodyli MP145:
ATATTTGATATTACATCGCAGTTTATTGGAACAAAATATCAAACAGACTATATTTTTAGTGATACCGGAGCAAATGAGGTGTATGTTTGAGACGGTGGTCTTTCAGAAACTAAATTTTGAGGTTTTGTAAATAATGAAATTAAAACCGTTAAAGATGCTAAAATTTTGAAACCGGTTGAAATTTCGCCAGGAATATCTAATAGTTACTATTTGTTTAATGGTAAAAAATATTCTAAGTTTGATGAATCAATACTGACTATTGATTTTAAAAACTATTTAACTTCAAACCCAGAAGTTCTTAAGGAATTTTTTGAAGACTTTACTATTGTATATAGTTTATCTAACACATCAGCTGTGGAAAAAGCAATTACTTTTTCTTCGGAAAGTGAAATTATAACCAAAGACATTAATAAAATGGATTATTTAGATGTTTTAAAATATTTGAATAGATACCGTATGGCAGAATATATCTTCTTAAATGATGTACGTGAGTTAGTTAATGTAGATGATGAAGATTTCTTTGATAAATTAGCCAATTCTTTTAAAGATTTAAAATTTAAACCAACTTTCATAGTTCAAGTTCCAGAGTTAATTAATAAAAAACCGGTCGATCAAGAGAATAACAAAAATATTTCACTAGATGAGTTATATATATCTTTTGAAGAACTTAAAAAAAATATTGTATCGAACTATAATCCCGAAAAAAATAGATTTATTTCAATTGATACAAATATAAGACAAATAGATGCTTCATCTAATTACAGTTTACTATTTAATACGGATGACAATGCAATTAACTTATTAATAGATATATTTCTAAGTTCTTTTGATGTACAACACAAGAATGTTTCTAAGGTAACTTTTTTAAAAAATATTAACTTTTCAGATTTATCTTCAACTGAGTTAATAAAGTTTTATACATCTAGGGATGACCAATATAAGGTTTACTATTTTCTTACATATGACGATGCATTTAACACATTAATGAACGGCAAGAATTTTCTAAATGTTGAAAAAAGAAAAATATTAGATTCTAAAACGAACTTCTATGAATTTGATGAGCAAACATTTATTAGTTTTGATGACCTAGTTAAGTATTGTAAGAAAAAGTACTATACACCAAATAACTAATAAATTTAACTATATAAAATTCTTGTTATAGCAACAAGAATTTTTTAAATTATTTATAGTATCTATAATTTAAAACTTCTAAAATAGAGTGAAATAGAAAATATAATTTTTTATGTCTTGAAATACAAAGTTTATTATATAATAGTAATACTTTGGAACAGTACTCAAGAGGCTGAAGAGGCGGTCCTGCTAAGACTGTAGGGGAGGCAACTCCCGCGAAGGTTCAAATCCTTTCTGTTCCGCCATTTTTTTTATTTCTTTTTTTGAAAATAATATAAAAAATAGATAAGTAAATATCTATTTTATTACTTATATTCTATAAGTGTTTTTACTTTATCTTATTAACATCTAAAATTTCTGGTAAGTATTTTTTATAAGCTTCTGTAAAATCATTTTGATATGTTTTTGGTACATTATCCATATATGCAAAATGTTTATATTGTTCTCCTAAAAACTTAACTTCATCATTATTGAATTGTTCTAATTCTTCAAAAACTTTATTTTGATTATACTCATCAACAAAAGTTTTATTAATATGATAAGGGTGGTATTTTTTATCATTTTTAGCCTTTCCAATAGCAAGACCTAAAACTGGTAAAATATCCTTACTTAAGTTATATTTTTTTTGTAAATATCCTGGTATATCAAAAAATCTCAAGCTTCCTAAATAAACTGTACCATAGCCTAATGAGTTAGCTGTAATGGATGCATTCGTTGCCATAATATATGCATCTCCGAATGCTTGTAAAAAATTATCTAGATTTTTAGTATCAATTGTTATATTCTTTTTATTTGCCGCATATTTAGCACGTGATTGATCGACCATGAAAACAATAATAGCAGCTGATGTACTTAGGTGTTCTTGTGCTTTTGCCCCACAAAGAGTTTTTATTTCTTCTTTAACTTTTTGATCTGTAATTATAATAGCACTTGCAGAAACTCTCGACATTGATGTAGCAGATGAATTAATTCCTTCGACCAATAAATTAATTTCATCTTTGCTTAGTTGTGTGTGAATCATTTCTCTTACTGAAGAACGTTTTTTTAGTAATTCAACAATTTGATTTTTCATATTTTCTCCTTTTTTTATTTTAATTTTATCACTTGATTTTTAGCAAGTGATTTTTTCTTACTTTTAATTAATTTGTGGAATTTCCACAAAAAAAGTTAGGCATGCCTAACTATATTTTGCATTTTTTTTAAATAATTTTGAGATTTCGTTTCATAAAATTAGACCAAATCCTAATCCTAAAGGAATAAGTCAATAATATATTGTGTAATTTCCTGAAAATGTAGATATATCTAACATTTTAAACACATTTCTAATTCCCGGTACAAAAGCGGCTATTATTACGCATACAAATGAAAATAATGAAGCTAAATAAACTAATTTATATTTTCTAACGCTTGACGTAAGAATACTTTTATCACTCATTAAGTTTAATGAGTTTAATGAAGCTGCGATCCCCATGGTAATAAAACATGCTGTTGAAGTTAATTTAACAAATTCTAAACCGATTATTCCATTTTGTTTTGCTATTAATCCAACTACAAGGTAAGAACCGAGTGATAATAACGAAAGAATGATTGATTGAATTAATAAATTTATACCCATGCCTTGTGCAAAAATATTTTCATTTTTATTATAAGGTAAGCGATTCATTACATCTTTTCCGGAATCGACCATACCTAATGCAATTGCCGGAAGTCCATGAGTTAATAAATTAATTCATAATAGTTGTGAAGCGGATAAGACTCAAAATTCTGTACTTGCTCCAATTGTGTTAAAGAAAATAAATCTGAATGCAAATAATCCTATTAACATTACGAATATTTCTGTAAGTGATGAAACTAATAAATTCAAAACAACTGTTTTTATTTTATCGTATGTTTGTCTTCCACCTTTTATAGCTTTTACTATTGTATTAAAATTGTCATCCGTTAGTATTACATCCGCAGCTTGTTTTGAAACATCAGTTCCTGTAATTCCCATGGCACAACCAACATTACTTGCTTTAAGTGCGGGAGCGTCGTTTACACCATCTCCAGTCATAGCAACAACTTGATCATGATATTGTCAAGCTTTTACTATTCGTAATTTATCTTCGGGATTTACACGTGCATAGACACTTATTGATTTTACTTTTTCTTCTAGTTCCTTTTGGTTTAATTGTGCTAGTTCAGAACCTGTAAGAGCTAAATCACCATCCTTGTAAATCCCTAAACTTTTAGCTATAGCTACAGCTGTAGTTAAGTGATCACCAGTTATCATTACTGTTTTAATACCAGCTTTTTGTGCTTCCTCAATACTACTTTTAACATTTGCTCTTGGTGGATCAATCATCGCAATTAATCCTATAAATTCAAGCTCATTTTCATCAGCAAAACTTAAAGATTTCTTTGATTTGCTAAATTTCTTTATTGCAAAAGCTAATACTCTATAAGATTGATTAGATCACAATTCATTCATTTCATGAATTAATTTAGTTTTATTTTTTACTTTGCTAAGGATAACGTCGGGTGCTCCTTTTGTTATCATGTAAATATCTTCATTGTGATTTATTAAAACCGACATCATTTTCCTATCGGAATCAAATGGTAGAGAATCTATTTTAATATGTGTTTTTAATAAATCTTCTTTTATAAGATTTACTTTATACCCTTGTCTTAATAAACCGGTTTCAGTAGGATCTCCAACCTCTTCAAACTCATCATTTTGATTTAAATGAATACTTGCATCAGTACATAAAATTGATTGTGAAATTAAGAATTTAAATTCATTAATATCATTGTTTTTGCTATGAATTTCATTCTCATTCATCATATCAACAACAACCATCTTGTTTTCAGTTAACGTTCCGGTTTTATCAGAACATATTATCGAAGTTGAACCAATAGTTTCAACACTCGATAATGATTTAATGATTGCATTTTGCTTTGTCATATTGGTTACACCAATTGCTAAAAGGACGCTTGTAAAAGTAATTAATCCTTCTGGAATTGCAGCAACTGCAAGTGAAATTGAGGTTATTAATGAATTTGTATAAACATTTATATTGGTTCAACTTCCACTAATTAAATTATCCAAAAGTATTTGTGCTATGGCTGCAAAAATCAATAATGCAATCCCTGCAATACTAAAAATTTTACCTAATTTATTAAGTTTTATTTGTAGTGGTGAAAGCAATACATTTTGTTCTTTAATAAGTTTGTTTATTTTACCTATTTCAGTAAACGATCCCGTCGCCTTAACTATTGCTACCCCACGACCATTTGTCACGTATGTACCTGAAAAAATACTTGATTTTCTATCCCCTAATGCACAATTTTCTTTCTCCTTAAAAGCTCAATCTTTTTCAGTTGATAGTGATTCACCGGTCAATGAAGATTCAACAACCATTAAGTTATATGATTCAATTAGTTGCGCATCTGCACTTATTGTATCTCCAGCCTCTATTACTAAAATATCACCTGGCACCAACATACTGGAAGGTATTAAAATCATTCTACCATTTCTTAAAACTTTGGCATTTGTTTCATTAATTTTTTCTAATGCTTTTACTGCCTGGTCACTTTTTATTTCTTGATAAGCACCAAGTATACTATTTAATATAACAACCAATAGAATTATTCCTGGTTCAACAAAACTTATAACTGTATCGTTAAGTCTACCTTCTACTCCGTGTCTTACTAATTCATAAATAGCAACCGAAACACTAAACACTGCTGCTATTAATAGCAAGATAATCATAAAATCCTTAAATTGTTTTATAAATGATACAAAAGGATTAATTTTTTTAGAACTGTGTAATACGTTTTTTCCATATTTTTCCAACCTTTTATTTACTTCATCATCATATAATCCTGTTTTTTTATTTGTGTTAAACAAATCAGAATTATATGATGGAGTATTATTTACTATATTATTTTTTTTCATCACATCCTATCTATTTTTAAATCTAAAAATTCTAATTAATTATATTAAAAATTAATTTAAATTTAATTAAAAAAGGAGCTATTCCATCTCCTTTTCTTTTTTATTTTTTTTATCGATTTCTTGAATTTGGGTAAGAACAGCTCCGGCTACAACACCACTTGGTATTGCAAAAATTGCAATACCTAAAAGAGAAATAATCACAACAATCAATTTTGAATTTCCTGCATGTGGTGCAAAATCACCATATCCTATTGTTGTTAAAGTTACTGTTGAATAATATAAAGCATCTCAAAAATTAGTAACTACACCACCTGATAATTCAGCATATATTTTATCATATTCTTCTTTGTATAATGAATCTGGTACAGCACCTTCAGTTACATTTCCTTCTTTTAATTTGTTTTGAATTTGAGTTTCTAATCAATCTACTTCGTTATTTCAAATTATTAAAGCAAATGCAACTATCAAAATAAATATAAAAGCGAACGTATTTATAAGTACAACTTTTTGTTCTTTAAATACGTTTACAAAAATTTTAAACGGTGTAAATATTTTTAATAAAAGTACTAATCTAAGTAATCTAACAAGAGTAATTGATTCAAAGTAATCAAAGAATTTTGAATTTGGAGCACCCAAATATTTAATAACATATAATGAAGATAAAGTTGAAAGTAATAATATAATACCTACTCCACTAAGTGGGAAAACTAATAAATCTATTCAATTGTTTTTCCTTTTTGATCTAACCGGATATGTTATTCAATGTAATATATAATCGGTTAAAAAAACAAAGAATGTCACAATCCCTATTATAATTTTTATAGGTTGTAATTCTTTAGTTTTTATAGCGAATGCGAAAAAACTAAAAATTACTAAAAAGGCTATAGTCAAGAGATAAATTAATCTTAAAAGAGTTATTAATTTCTTATTTTTTTCGGTTTCATCAGGTAAAACCGAGTCACTTGTTACAATTGTATTTAATGATTGTAAAAGTAAAGAATGTTTTTGTTTTTGCATGGAATAATTTTAACAAATCAATTAAAAAAATGTGTTTTTTTTATTTGATTTTATTCACTTGAATAATAAAGAACAATACTTAAGTAATTTGTATTACTAAAAATGTATTAATTTTTTAGTATTATCTTTAAAATATTTAAAAAAATATATAATGTAATAATATGAAAAACAAAAAAAATAATGTAATTATTCTTAGTGGTCCAAGTGGAGTTGGAAAGGGTACAATTGAAAGATTGCTTTTTGATTTTGAAGAGCTTAATTTATCTATGTCTTGCTCAGTTACGACTAGGAAACCTCGTGCAGGAGAGATAAATTCCATTCACTACTATTTTATGGATAAGTCAATTGTACAACAAATGATTAAATCACGTGAGTTCCTAGAATTTTCATATCATTTTGGAAATTATTATGGAACTCTTTGATCTGAATTAAATAAAATAAATCAAAAAGGAAAAGTGCCTATTCTTGAAATTGAAACACGTGGGGCAAGTCAAGTAATTGAACAACTTTCTAAAAAAGAAAATGAATATAACATTATTAGTATTTTTGTTTTACCACCATCAATTAATGACTTAAAAGAGCGAATAATTAAACGTGGTTCTGAAAATGATGAAACAATTCGTTCAAGATTAGCAAAAGCTGAAGAAGAAATTAATGAATCATCATTTTTTAAATATAGAGTTGTTAATGATATTCCAGAAAGAGCAGCTGATGAAATTAAAAACATTATTTTAAAGGAAATTAATTAAAATGCAAATACTACAACAATCAAATAAAGGAAATTATAGAGAAGAAAATCAGGATAGAGTTGGTTCATTTTCAAAAAATGGTGTTCATTTTGCAATTTTATGTGATGGAATGGGTGGTCATTTTGGTGGTTCAATTGCTTCATCAACAACAGTTAATAGTTTCGGTATAGAGTTCAATAACAACTATCAATTAGATAGTAAAAATGCTAAGAATTGATTTTTTGAAACAACTGAAAAAATTAAAAAACAAATGAGACTACATTCTGAACAAGATTTTACAAAAACAGATATGGGAACAACTTTAACTGCTGTTTTAATTTTTCCTGAAGAAAAAAATATCATAATTTTTAATATTGGTGATTCAAGAACATATGCTTTTACAAAGAAAAAAGAAATCATTCAACTTACTGTTGACCACAATTGATATAATCAACTTGTTAATGAAGGTCTTAACAAAACATTTGCTCATCGTGCTCCACATTCTCAAGCTTTGACCAGTTCTATTGGACCAACTAAAAAAACAACTATTGAAATGTTTGAAATAACTCCTGAAAGTTATAAAAAAATTTCGCACTTGTTTTTAACTAGTGACGGAATTCATGGTTTTGTGCCTGATGATGAATTACAGGTTGCAATGTCTAATACTAAAAAAAATAATGAGCAAAAAATGCTTAGTATTTTAGAAATGGCTGAATTAAACAATTCAAATGACAATATGTCGATAATATTAATTGATTTGATCGGAGAAGAAAATGAATAATATGCATGCCTTTCCACCTTCTTGATCAAACGTTTATAAAAAGTATAAAATAATAAAATCTATTGGTACTGGTGGAATGGGTTCGGTTTATTTGGTCGAAACTCTTGACGGCAAAAAAGAACGCTATGCTTTAAAATATAGACATAATGATACTAACATGAATAACTTGGCTCGTTTTAAAAGTGAGTTAAGATTACTGAAAAAAATAAAATCAAAAAATATTCCTTATATTTATGACGAAAGTATTGAAGGACCAAACGAGCACTATTTTGTTATGGAATATATAGAGGGTAAAACACTTAAAGAAGTAATTAAAGAAAACGGTAGATTAAACTCTAGAGTTGCAGTTACTTATGCCAAGCAAATTGCAGCCGGTCTTGGTGAATTACATAATTGCGGAATAATTCATAGGGATATAAAATCGGAAAATATCATAATTTCCAATACACAAAATGTAAAAATAATTGATTTAGGTATATCTCTTGATGAAGAATCACAAAGATATACAAAAACAAATAATGTTATTTGTAGTGCTTATTATAATGCGCCTGAAACCATAGAAAATAAGAATAATATTACTAAGTCAATTGACGTATATGCCTTGGGTATAATGCTTTTTGAAATGCTAACCGGAAAATACCCTTATTCTGGACAAACAGCCGCTCAAACAGTTATAATGCATCGTAATGCAGAAATGCCTAGAATTAAAGAACTTATAGAAGTTCCTCAAAGTTTAGAAAATATAATTATTAAAGCAACTGCAAAAGATCCAAATAAAAGACATAAAGATATGTGAGAATTTAGACATGATTTAGATACTTGCTTTAGAGTAGAAAGAGGAATTGAAGATCCACTTTCTCTAAGAACTATTAAACCTAAAGTAAAGTCAAGTGATATTTTTAATTCGAAGTGATTTATAATAATAGCATTAGTAGTTTTTCTTATATTACTTATTGTTTCAATAGCAATAATCTTTATATTGGTAAGATAATATGTTAGGAAAAATTTACTCAATAAATGCAGGAATATATCATGTAAATGATGGACAAAATGATTATAAAATACCTGCTTTAGGAATCCTGAGATTCCAAAATATTACCCCACTTGTTGGTGATATAGTTGAATTTAATCAAGATGTTTTAACATCGATTAAAGAAAGAAAAAACTTTTTTATTCGTCCTAAGGTTGCCAATATTGACCAAGTAATTGTAGTGATTTCATTATTTGAACCAACATTTCAAAATTATTTGCTTGATAAATATTTAGCAGTCATTGAATATAAAAGAATCAAGCCAATTTTATTTTTTACTAAGAGTGATTTAGGCGAAACAAAATGATTTGATTATTATTCAAAAATGGGTTATGAAGTTTATTTAGTAAATAATAATAATCCTAAACAAGTAAAGAAATTAAAGGGAATATTTAAGAATAAAGTAAGTGTTTTCTTAGGTCAAAGTGGAGTTGGTAAAACTTCTACAATTAATAATTTGAGTGATAATGACTTTAAAGTACAAAACATTTCTAAAGCACTAGGCAGAGGAAAACATACTACAAGGTTAATTCAAATTATTAAATTTAATGGTGGTGAATTAATTGACACACCAGGTTTTGGAAGTCTGGAACTTGATATTAATAATTTACAATTAGCACAAAGTTATTCATTTTTATATAATAATTTTTCTAAATGTAAATATAGGTCGTGTTTGCATTTAAATGAAATAGTTAATGATTGTTATATAAAAAGTCAAGTTGGTTCTGATTTCTGACCAAACGAAAGATATGAAAACTATCTAAAACTTTCTAAAGAAACTAAAAAGGAGAATTGATAATGGAAAAAAATATTACACCTTCACTGCTTAATGTTGAAGAATCAAAACGTTTAGATATGGCTAACACTTTAATAAAAGCGGGAATAAAATGAATACATTATGATGTTATGGATGAAAAATTCGTTCCTAACAAAGCCATACAAATAAGTGAAATTGCTAATATATCAAAAAACGGTCTTAAACACTTTAAAGATGCCCACCTAATGGTTGTTAATCCGCTTGATTATATTAATGATTTAAAAGATATAGTTGATGTTATTACGTTTCACTGAGAAGCATTTGATGATAAGGAAGATTTTTATGATTGATTAATTCAAAACTATGATGACTATAAAATCGGTTTAGCAATTAAACCTAATACAAAGGTCGAAGAAATAGTTGACTTTCTTCCTTATATTTCACTTGTTCTCGTAATGAGCGTTGAGCCAGGAAAGGGTGGGCAATCATTCATTCCAAGTGCTTTAGATAAAATCAAGTTTTTATATGAAACTAGAATTAGTAAATCATATAATTATTTAATCCAAGTTGATGGCGGAATCAATCAAGATACATCAAAGTTATGCTTCAAAAATGGAGCTGACGCTCTTGTTGCTGGAACATATTTAGTGGTTGAACCCACACCTGAAAGAATAAAAACTTTATTACCTAAATAAGTTTTAAATTAACAAAAGCACCTATGAACAAGGTGCTTTTGTAATTTTAGTCTTCATTTTTAATTATTTCTTTTAGTAAAGGCTCCATTCTAGAAATTACACCCGTAACTAAAGCATTCCCCATCATAAAATATCTTTTTTTATCAGGCATAGTATTGGTTCAATTTGCAGGAAACATTTGAATTAATTCGCATTCTAATGGTGTTAGAATTCTATAATTATTTATTTTTTTATCAAATATTATATGTGATGTTCTATTGATTGAACCTTCACTTGTTAGCATTGTTCTTGCTGGTTCATCGAGATTATCAGGAAAAGACATTGCACCTTCACTATATATATAATTATGACCTTCTTTTGAAGTTCTATTAATTTTTTTAGAACCTTTTAGAAATTTTCATTTTTCAAGATTTTGCTCATTGATTATTAAATTATCATAATGGTCATTAAAAGATGATGCTTTTTCTAATATTGAACTTAATGTATGTTTTACTTCATTTATAGGTTTTATTTTAGAGTGATAAATATTATTATCGATCATAATTCCACATTCATGGAATGAACCACTTTTGTAGTTTAGAGATATATCTAAAACGTCCTCATATTTATTTAAATCTATATGTTTAAGTTCTGTTATTGTTTCTATTGGAAATACTTTATTAAAAATATTTAATTCATTTAAATTAAGATTATTACACTTTATTGACTTTGATCATTTTAAATCTTTTCTATAAGCAAAAATAAATACTCTTTTCCTTTTTTGAGGCATAGAATAATCACCAGCATTTAAGACTCTTCATTGTGCATCATATCCTAAATCATTTAGAGTTTTTAACATAATTGCAAAATCTCTACCACGATTGCTTGATGGAGATTTAAGTAACCTGTCAACATTTTCTAATAAAACAAACGGTGTTTTTTTTGTTTCTAAAATATCACTTATTTCTCAAAATAAAACACCTTTTTTGCCTTCTATGCCTTTGTTATTTGAAAGAGATCTAGCAACTGAATAATCTTGACAAGGAAAACCACCTACCAATAAATTATGATCAGGAATTACTTTTTTATCTACTTTTGATATGTCATCATTTGAATGATTCTTGTCACCAAATCTTGTTATATAACATTCAAAAGCATGTTGCTTGTTAGATGAAGGTTCATATTGATTTGCTCAGACAAAATTTCAGTTATTATTTTCAATTGCTCTTCCATTTTCATCAAAAGAATTTATATGATTAAGCCCAACTCTAAAACCACCTACACCTGCAAATAATTCAACTACTGATAATTTCATATTAGCATTTCTCCTTTTTGATTATGTCTTCGACTATTTTTTTAATATATTCACTATTTAATCAAAAACATTGATTTGTCATTTTATCGCCATTTATTAATTCATCCATATCTGTTTTTGAACCTTCACCATATTTTATACCATTAATGATATAAGAACTTTTTAATGAATGTGGTCTTAGATGGAAAATTTTTGTTTCTGATTTTTTAGGTAAGTCATTTTTTACAATTAATTTTCCTAAGTTGTTATATTCTATTTTGAAATTTACACCTTTTAAGAATTTTTTCTTATTTAATTCTCACTCTTTTTTTCCAATAGTTTCAAGTTCATTAATTGGCATATTTCAAAATTTTGAACCAGCTAATTTATAATTACCTTCTTCATTCTCTTTGAAAACTACAAATAAGAACCTAGTTTTTTCAAAATAATTATATTCATTTGAGTTTTCAAAAATTTTATTAACAAAATCTTTTATTACAATTTTAGGAAAAGACACACTCTCATTAGGTGTTCCATTTTTTCTTACTCTTATTGTTTTAATATCAATATTAGCTTTTTGAAATTCTTCAGACTTATCTGAATTTACACCTAAAATTTTATTTACTAAAATTCTATTTATATTTTTACTTTTTATGATTTTATTTAAATCAAAAGCATGATACAATTCAGCTTCTGTTTTACCTATAAAAAAATTTAATTTATCTAATATTTTACTTTCAAAATTGCCATCAATTATTTCTTCATCTTTAAAAATTGAATCAAATTTTTCCTTATCGTTATTCATAATGTAATTATTTAATATATAGGTCATATATGATTGTTTTAAAGAAAAAGCTCTTCTTTTTGCTAAAACTTTATTATTGTAATATTGTGGTTTTAATATTTGTGATGCACTAGATCCTTTTGTGCATGCACCAAGATATTTAGTGTCACTTTCTGATAAATTATGAGCATTTCCTGAAGTAATTTTATTAACAATAATATTATAGTCATCTAAAATTATTGTTAAATCTTTAGATAATAATTTACTATACAATTGATAAAGATAAATATAATCTATACTATATTCAATTCTCTTTTTATTTCTATTTCTAAGATATCATATCATTAAAACATTCTTCAACTTCTTTTCTAAATGAGAATTTTTAAATTCTTTTTCAATAGGATTAGTGTTTGGTATCATAGAAATAACTAGTCTTTCTCCTGCTATAAATT
Proteins encoded in this window:
- the dcm gene encoding DNA (cytosine-5-)-methyltransferase, producing the protein MKLSVVELFAGVGGFRVGLNHINSFDENGRAIENNNWNFVWANQYEPSSNKQHAFECYITRFGDKNHSNDDISKVDKKVIPDHNLLVGGFPCQDYSVARSLSNNKGIEGKKGVLFWEISDILETKKTPFVLLENVDRLLKSPSSNRGRDFAIMLKTLNDLGYDAQWRVLNAGDYSMPQKRKRVFIFAYRKDLKWSKSIKCNNLNLNELNIFNKVFPIETITELKHIDLNKYEDVLDISLNYKSGSFHECGIMIDNNIYHSKIKPINEVKHTLSSILEKASSFNDHYDNLIINEQNLEKWKFLKGSKKINRTSKEGHNYIYSEGAMSFPDNLDEPARTMLTSEGSINRTSHIIFDKKINNYRILTPLECELIQMFPANWTNTMPDKKRYFMMGNALVTGVISRMEPLLKEIIKNED
- a CDS encoding Sau3AI family type II restriction endonuclease, producing MKDLTKYSNKLPYDETNIKDIYNYSQKLLGKTFLDVLSLNYENEDLEDINDYYNNPSNKGSLGNLLEEYFFYYKPNNSELPDFQKAELELKTTPYEINKNKFIAGERLVISMIPNTNPIEKEFKNSHLEKKLKNVLMIWYLRNRNKKRIEYSIDYIYLYQLYSKLLSKDLTIILDDYNIIVNKITSGNAHNLSESDTKYLGACTKGSSASQILKPQYYNNKVLAKRRAFSLKQSYMTYILNNYIMNNDKEKFDSIFKDEEIIDGNFESKILDKLNFFIGKTEAELYHAFDLNKIIKSKNINRILVNKILGVNSDKSEEFQKANIDIKTIRVRKNGTPNESVSFPKIVIKDFVNKIFENSNEYNYFEKTRFLFVVFKENEEGNYKLAGSKFWNMPINELETIGKKEWELNKKKFLKGVNFKIEYNNLGKLIVKNDLPKKSETKIFHLRPHSLKSSYIINGIKYGEGSKTDMDELINGDKMTNQCFWLNSEYIKKIVEDIIKKEKC